In Flavobacterium sp. CBA20B-1, one DNA window encodes the following:
- a CDS encoding sodium:solute symporter, with amino-acid sequence MTPTVILTILVLYFAVLIGISRFVSRKDSSNSAFFSANKNSKWYLVAFGMIGTALSGVTFISVPGEVGAPSGEQFKYFQFVLGNAVGFIITATVLLPLYYRLQLVSIYEYFEKRLGFYSYKTAAAIFLISRTIGSAFRLYLVVIVFQRFVFDAFGIPFAVTGLISLALIYAYTYKSGLKAIIITDTLQTFFLVSSVILTIIFICSSLDLNAIEAFETVKNSSYSKIFFWEDFMGSKFHFAKQFLGGMFVTIAMTGLDQDLMQKNLSCANIKDAQKNMFTFTGIFVLINIFFLGVGALLYIYADANGVQVPADLITGKPRTDLLFPEIAFHHLALVPAVVFLLGLIAATFATTDSALTALTTSFCIDFLGMDKPENVHKPKNVKVRKMVHFVFCLIMFGVIVLFNAINDASVVSMIFRIASYTYGPLLGLFTFGIFFKNRTVHDQWVPLICLAAPFITLLISNYSATFLNGYVFDNELIIVNAGITVLLLLAISKKLTKTIFVKY; translated from the coding sequence ATGACTCCAACTGTAATTTTAACCATTTTAGTTTTATATTTTGCTGTTTTAATAGGAATATCTCGTTTTGTGAGCCGAAAAGACAGCAGTAATTCGGCTTTTTTCTCTGCCAATAAAAACTCTAAATGGTATTTAGTGGCTTTTGGAATGATTGGAACCGCACTTTCGGGCGTTACCTTTATATCGGTGCCTGGTGAAGTGGGCGCGCCAAGTGGTGAACAATTCAAGTATTTTCAATTTGTTTTGGGAAATGCTGTTGGATTTATAATCACGGCTACGGTACTTTTACCTTTATATTATAGGTTGCAGTTGGTTTCTATTTATGAATATTTTGAAAAGCGATTGGGTTTTTACAGTTACAAAACCGCCGCAGCCATATTTTTAATCAGTAGAACCATTGGATCGGCTTTTCGATTGTATTTGGTAGTGATTGTTTTTCAGCGATTTGTGTTTGATGCTTTCGGAATTCCTTTTGCAGTAACCGGATTAATTTCACTTGCTTTAATTTACGCATATACCTATAAATCGGGTTTGAAAGCCATCATTATTACCGATACGCTGCAAACTTTTTTCTTGGTGAGTTCGGTTATTTTAACCATCATTTTTATTTGTTCTAGTTTAGATTTAAACGCCATTGAAGCTTTTGAAACAGTAAAAAACAGCAGTTACAGCAAAATTTTCTTTTGGGAAGATTTCATGGGTAGTAAATTTCATTTTGCAAAGCAATTTTTAGGTGGAATGTTTGTAACCATTGCCATGACTGGTTTAGATCAAGATTTAATGCAGAAAAATTTAAGTTGCGCCAATATTAAAGATGCACAAAAAAACATGTTTACGTTTACCGGCATTTTTGTGTTGATTAATATCTTTTTCTTGGGAGTTGGTGCGTTGCTTTACATTTATGCCGATGCCAATGGCGTGCAAGTGCCTGCTGATTTAATCACTGGAAAGCCCCGAACCGATTTATTATTCCCTGAAATAGCTTTTCACCATTTGGCATTAGTACCTGCTGTGGTCTTTTTATTGGGATTAATTGCTGCCACATTTGCCACAACCGATTCTGCTTTAACGGCATTAACCACCTCTTTTTGTATTGATTTTTTAGGAATGGATAAACCCGAAAATGTTCATAAACCAAAAAATGTAAAGGTTCGGAAAATGGTTCATTTTGTTTTTTGCTTGATTATGTTCGGAGTTATTGTGCTTTTTAATGCCATAAATGATGCATCGGTTGTAAGCATGATTTTTAGAATAGCTTCTTACACATACGGTCCTTTGTTGGGATTATTTACTTTTGGGATTTTCTTTAAAAACAGAACAGTACACGATCAATGGGTGCCATTGATTTGTTTAGCCGCTCCGTTTATTACACTCTTAATTAGTAATTATTCTGCTACCTTTTTGAATGGTTATGTTTTTGATAACGAATTGATTATAGTAAATGCAGGCATTACCGTGCTGTTGCTTTTGGCAATAAGCAAAAAGCTTACTAAAACGATTTTTGTGAAATACTAG
- a CDS encoding DUF1398 domain-containing protein translates to MFTVEQIKAAHSKVQTGADFPAYIQDLKGLGVTYYETFVTDGHTDYFGANDYKTSTEAKYNAFVIADASNMEQFVADLKAHQQGKTDYPTFCSDCAKSGIEKWAVCMEKMTCTYFDQAGNEVLVEAIPQ, encoded by the coding sequence ATGTTTACAGTAGAACAAATTAAGGCAGCGCACAGTAAGGTGCAAACGGGTGCGGATTTTCCGGCTTATATTCAGGATTTGAAAGGGTTAGGGGTGACGTATTATGAAACTTTTGTGACCGATGGGCATACCGATTATTTTGGGGCAAATGATTATAAAACTTCGACGGAAGCAAAATACAATGCTTTTGTGATTGCCGATGCCTCGAATATGGAACAATTTGTTGCTGATTTAAAAGCACACCAGCAAGGAAAAACCGATTATCCTACTTTTTGCAGTGACTGTGCAAAGTCGGGCATTGAAAAATGGGCGGTTTGCATGGAAAAAATGACGTGCACGTATTTTGACCAAGCAGGTAATGAAGTGTTGGTAGAAGCGATTCCGCAATAA
- the uvrA gene encoding excinuclease ABC subunit UvrA has product MQNTDDNIQVLGARVHNLKNIDVTIPREKLVVITGLSGSGKSSLAFDTIYAEGQRRYIETFASYARQFLGGLERPDVDKIDGLSPVIAIEQKTVNKNPRSTVGTITEIYDFIRLLFARASDAYSYETGEKMVSYSDEQILDLIIENYSGQRINILSPVIRSRKGHYRELFEQIAKQGFVKVRIDGEIRDIVPAMRLDRYKTHDIEIVIDRLAIDDTDDTKKRLAESIKTAMYHGDDILMVLPHESENSRFFSRHLMCPSSGISYPIPEPNSFSFNSPKGACPVCNGLGTINEINLKKIIPNNELSIKSGGLLPIGEQKSSWIFKQLELIAQRYDFKLSDPIKNIPKEGLDMILNGGKESFSVSSKILGITKDYKIDFEGISNFIKNQFNDAPTAAIKRWAGDFMDEITCPECNGSRLRKESLNFKINNQNIADLALMDLDQLGEWFGDLNNHLSSKQQMIAGEVVKEIVTRLSFLLDVGLNYLTLNRSSKTLSGGEAQRIRLATQIGSQLVGVLYILDEPSIGLHQRDNEKLITSLKQLRDVGNSVLVVEHDKDMIVEADYVIDIGPKAGANGGQIISAGTPKQLLKEQTITAQYLNGKLEIPIPEKRRKGNGNKLKLTGAKGNNLKNVSVEFPLGALICVAGVSGSGKSTLINETLYPILNEYFFNAVKVPQPYDKIKGLEHIDKVIGIDQSPIGRTPRSNPATYTEVFTEIRTLFTKTPEASIRGYKPGRFSFNVKGGRCETCEGSGLRTIEMGFLPDVYVECETCQGKRFNRETLEIRYKGKSIADILDMTIDESVHFFENIPKIYRKVKTIQDVGLGYLTLGQQSTTLSGGEAQRIKLASELSKKDTGNTFYILDEPTTGLHFEDIRVLMEVLQQLVDKGNTVLIIEHNLDVIKMADYIIDIGPEGGKNGGEVVAKGTPEQVAKNKKSHTARFLKKELS; this is encoded by the coding sequence ATGCAAAATACCGATGATAATATACAGGTTTTGGGCGCACGCGTTCACAACCTAAAAAATATAGATGTTACCATTCCCCGCGAAAAACTAGTTGTTATCACTGGCTTGTCGGGTTCTGGAAAATCGTCTTTGGCATTCGATACCATTTATGCCGAAGGTCAACGCCGATATATTGAAACATTTGCTTCGTATGCACGACAATTTTTAGGTGGTTTGGAACGCCCAGATGTGGATAAAATCGACGGACTTTCGCCGGTTATTGCCATTGAACAAAAAACTGTTAACAAAAATCCCCGATCAACTGTTGGAACCATTACCGAAATTTACGATTTCATTCGTTTGTTGTTTGCAAGGGCTTCTGATGCTTATTCTTATGAAACAGGCGAAAAAATGGTCAGCTATTCCGATGAACAAATTTTAGATTTAATCATTGAAAACTACAGCGGACAACGAATCAATATACTATCGCCCGTAATTCGTTCGCGAAAAGGACATTACCGCGAGTTGTTTGAACAAATTGCCAAACAAGGTTTTGTGAAAGTGCGTATTGATGGTGAAATTCGCGACATTGTTCCGGCAATGCGTTTAGACAGGTATAAAACCCACGATATAGAAATTGTAATTGACCGTTTGGCCATTGACGACACCGACGATACAAAAAAACGATTGGCAGAAAGCATTAAAACAGCCATGTATCATGGCGATGATATTTTAATGGTGCTTCCACATGAAAGTGAAAATTCCCGATTTTTCAGTCGTCATTTAATGTGTCCCAGCTCAGGAATTTCGTATCCTATTCCTGAACCAAACAGTTTTTCGTTCAACTCACCCAAAGGTGCTTGTCCGGTTTGTAATGGTTTGGGAACGATTAATGAAATCAACCTAAAAAAAATCATACCAAATAATGAGCTTTCTATTAAATCTGGAGGTTTACTGCCTATTGGCGAGCAAAAAAGCAGCTGGATTTTTAAACAATTAGAACTTATTGCCCAACGCTACGATTTTAAACTTTCAGACCCTATCAAGAACATTCCAAAAGAAGGTTTGGATATGATATTAAACGGAGGAAAAGAAAGTTTTTCTGTATCATCGAAAATTTTGGGTATCACTAAAGATTATAAAATTGATTTTGAAGGAATATCAAACTTTATTAAAAATCAGTTCAATGATGCACCAACCGCAGCAATCAAAAGATGGGCGGGAGATTTTATGGACGAAATTACGTGTCCGGAATGTAACGGTTCGCGTTTGCGAAAAGAATCATTGAATTTCAAAATCAATAACCAAAATATTGCTGATTTAGCTTTAATGGATTTGGATCAATTAGGCGAATGGTTTGGCGATTTAAACAATCATCTGAGCAGCAAACAGCAAATGATTGCTGGTGAAGTGGTGAAAGAAATTGTTACGCGTTTATCTTTTTTGCTCGATGTGGGTTTAAATTATCTTACATTGAACCGATCTTCAAAAACCCTTTCAGGGGGCGAAGCACAACGCATTCGCTTGGCAACGCAAATTGGTTCGCAGTTAGTTGGAGTGCTTTATATTTTAGATGAACCTAGTATTGGGTTGCACCAACGCGATAATGAAAAACTAATTACGTCTTTAAAACAATTGCGCGATGTGGGCAATTCGGTTTTGGTGGTAGAACACGATAAAGATATGATTGTGGAAGCCGATTATGTAATTGATATTGGACCTAAAGCAGGTGCAAACGGCGGACAAATCATTAGTGCAGGCACTCCAAAACAGCTTTTAAAAGAACAAACCATTACGGCGCAATACCTGAACGGAAAACTAGAAATTCCTATTCCTGAAAAAAGACGAAAAGGCAATGGAAACAAACTAAAACTTACTGGCGCAAAAGGCAATAATTTAAAAAATGTTTCGGTAGAATTTCCTTTGGGGGCTTTAATTTGCGTGGCAGGCGTGTCGGGTTCGGGGAAATCTACGTTGATAAACGAAACCCTTTATCCCATTTTAAACGAATATTTTTTTAATGCGGTTAAAGTGCCCCAACCTTATGATAAAATAAAAGGTTTAGAGCATATCGACAAAGTAATTGGTATTGATCAAAGTCCGATTGGAAGAACACCGCGTTCCAATCCGGCTACTTATACCGAAGTTTTCACCGAAATACGTACATTGTTTACCAAAACACCAGAAGCAAGCATTCGGGGGTACAAACCCGGACGATTTAGCTTTAACGTGAAAGGTGGTCGTTGCGAAACCTGTGAAGGATCGGGCTTGCGAACAATTGAAATGGGCTTTTTGCCTGATGTGTATGTGGAATGCGAAACTTGTCAAGGAAAACGTTTTAATCGCGAAACATTAGAAATTCGTTACAAAGGAAAATCAATCGCCGATATTTTGGATATGACCATTGATGAAAGCGTACATTTCTTTGAAAATATTCCAAAAATATATCGAAAAGTAAAAACCATTCAAGATGTAGGCTTGGGTTATTTAACCTTAGGTCAACAAAGCACCACACTTTCAGGTGGTGAAGCACAACGTATAAAATTAGCAAGTGAATTGTCTAAAAAAGATACCGGAAATACGTTTTATATTTTAGACGAACCCACCACCGGTTTACACTTTGAAGACATTCGCGTGTTAATGGAAGTTTTGCAACAGTTGGTTGATAAAGGAAATACCGTTTTGATCATTGAACACAATTTAGATGTGATTAAAATGGCCGATTACATTATTGACATTGGTCCAGAAGGCGGAAAAAATGGGGGTGAAGTGGTAGCAAAAGGAACACCAGAGCAAGTTGCTAAAAACAAAAAAAGCCATACTGCACGTTTTTTAAAGAAAGAATTAAGTTAG
- a CDS encoding chloride channel protein: MDAVKNGNTRFRKAFRYIEGIVYLLKTIISDRQFLYLSCVLVGVSSALAVILLKSFAHGVFKLATYLDTLYKLPFSNSILPVVGILLTVFVIRKFLDGSLEKGTSQIMIAVAKRSGFMPRKQMYAQIITSSLTVGLGGSAGLESPITITGAAFGSNYAQNFRFNYKDRTLLLACGVAAGIAAAFNAPIAGVLFAIEVILADMSVTAFIPLMISSATGAIVSAVVLKESILLHFKEQLTFDYSNTFYYVILGVICGLFALYHARMFRKIEHLTANLPYKPYRKALIGALMLAVLIFLFPTLFGEGYESIKSLANNSAENVLDNSLIERFNENKWVVFAFVLFTLFFKSIATGLTLGAGGNGGNFAPSLFAGSYLGFCFAKFFELIGFKEMPITNFTVVGMAGLLSGLFHSPLTAIFLIAEITGGYGLMVPLLIVSSISFAISKHYDKHSMDIYTLADKGMVFTSDKDKNILNKIELHTIYNNSVETLTTADTMYQAKTIFLATGQTFIPIVNEDQTIEGIIYLNDVRHILFNQYQLGAAAISEEMKPAFSVSLSENTGNVIKIIDDQHLSEILVTQNNKLVGYVTKVKILEVYRENLKDLRIE, translated from the coding sequence ATGGATGCAGTAAAAAACGGAAATACAAGGTTTAGAAAAGCTTTTAGATATATAGAAGGAATTGTTTATTTGCTGAAAACAATCATTTCAGATAGGCAATTTTTGTATCTATCATGCGTTTTGGTTGGTGTTTCTTCTGCATTAGCGGTAATTTTATTAAAGTCATTTGCACATGGCGTTTTTAAGCTAGCCACTTATTTGGATACGCTTTACAAACTTCCTTTTTCAAACAGTATTTTGCCAGTGGTTGGTATTTTACTTACTGTTTTTGTAATTCGAAAATTTTTAGATGGTTCTCTTGAAAAAGGAACAAGCCAAATCATGATTGCCGTGGCAAAACGCTCTGGTTTTATGCCGCGCAAACAAATGTATGCTCAAATTATAACCAGTTCATTAACGGTTGGTTTGGGTGGATCTGCCGGATTAGAATCGCCCATAACCATTACAGGAGCTGCTTTTGGATCAAACTATGCACAAAATTTCCGTTTTAATTATAAAGATCGAACCTTGCTTTTAGCTTGTGGGGTGGCTGCCGGAATTGCAGCGGCCTTTAACGCACCCATAGCAGGTGTTCTTTTTGCTATTGAAGTAATTTTGGCAGATATGAGTGTCACTGCTTTTATACCATTGATGATTTCTTCGGCTACTGGAGCAATTGTTTCGGCAGTGGTTTTAAAAGAAAGTATTTTATTACACTTTAAAGAGCAATTAACCTTCGACTATTCCAACACATTTTATTATGTTATTCTTGGTGTGATTTGTGGTTTATTTGCCTTATATCATGCCCGAATGTTTAGAAAAATTGAACATTTAACAGCAAATTTGCCTTACAAACCCTACCGCAAAGCATTGATCGGCGCTTTAATGTTGGCCGTTTTAATTTTTCTGTTTCCCACACTTTTTGGGGAAGGATATGAAAGTATTAAATCGCTGGCAAATAATAGTGCTGAAAATGTGCTCGACAATTCTTTAATCGAACGCTTTAATGAAAACAAATGGGTGGTTTTTGCTTTTGTATTGTTCACCTTGTTTTTTAAAAGTATTGCCACAGGATTAACGCTTGGTGCGGGCGGAAACGGTGGTAATTTTGCGCCATCGCTTTTTGCGGGATCTTATTTGGGCTTTTGCTTCGCAAAATTTTTTGAATTGATTGGTTTCAAAGAAATGCCTATAACCAATTTCACGGTTGTAGGTATGGCAGGTCTTTTAAGTGGTTTGTTTCACTCGCCCTTAACAGCCATTTTCCTGATTGCAGAAATTACGGGTGGCTATGGTTTAATGGTTCCTTTGTTGATTGTTTCTTCAATCAGTTTTGCCATTTCTAAACATTATGATAAACATTCCATGGATATTTATACCCTTGCAGACAAAGGCATGGTGTTTACATCAGATAAAGACAAAAATATTTTAAACAAAATTGAACTGCACACCATTTACAATAATTCGGTTGAAACCTTAACAACAGCCGATACCATGTATCAAGCAAAAACAATATTTTTAGCTACCGGACAAACTTTTATACCCATTGTTAACGAAGATCAAACCATCGAAGGTATCATCTATTTGAATGATGTGCGCCATATATTATTTAACCAATATCAATTAGGAGCTGCGGCCATTTCGGAAGAAATGAAACCGGCTTTTTCAGTTTCATTGTCAGAAAACACAGGCAATGTAATTAAAATTATCGATGACCAACACCTTTCTGAAATATTGGTTACTCAAAACAATAAATTGGTGGGATATGTTACAAAAGTGAAAATTTTAGAGGTATATCGCGAAAATCTAAAAGATTTAAGAATTGAGTAG
- a CDS encoding acyl carrier protein phosphodiesterase encodes MIILDKYNLRYFYIMNFLAHIYLSGTNERIQIGNFMGDGIRGKDYKNYHNDIQIGVLLHRSIDSFTDFHPIFRQSKHRLVPKYNHFSGIIVDMFYDHFLAKEWKMYHHEDLQFFTQRFYQSLENHQDELNLKTQQLLPYLTHQNWLERYAHLTDLQQILQQMDNRFAMKSNMSDSVDDLHTFYDDFQREFHLFFKDLMIHSDKELQRLVNEFKK; translated from the coding sequence ATGATTATATTAGATAAGTACAATTTACGCTATTTTTATATCATGAATTTTTTAGCGCATATTTATTTATCGGGAACGAACGAACGCATACAAATTGGCAATTTTATGGGCGATGGTATTCGTGGTAAAGATTATAAAAATTATCACAATGATATTCAAATTGGGGTTTTGTTGCACCGGTCTATTGATAGTTTTACTGATTTTCATCCGATTTTTCGTCAATCAAAACACAGATTGGTTCCAAAATACAATCACTTTTCTGGAATTATTGTGGATATGTTTTACGATCATTTTCTGGCGAAAGAATGGAAAATGTATCACCACGAAGATTTGCAGTTTTTTACCCAAAGATTCTATCAAAGTCTGGAAAATCATCAAGACGAATTAAACCTGAAAACCCAACAATTACTTCCTTATTTAACACATCAAAATTGGCTGGAACGCTATGCACATTTAACCGATTTACAGCAGATTTTGCAACAAATGGACAATCGCTTCGCTATGAAATCGAACATGAGCGACTCTGTGGACGACTTACATACTTTTTATGATGATTTTCAGCGCGAATTTCACTTGTTTTTTAAGGATTTAATGATTCATTCAGATAAAGAGTTGCAACGCCTTGTAAACGAATTTAAAAAATGA
- a CDS encoding TIGR00730 family Rossman fold protein: MEENLSEEDIRIKEKLSQKSWNEIKTNDSWAIFKIMSEFVNGYEKMGRIGPCVSIFGSARTKNDNPYYKLAEEIAFKISKAGYGVISGGGPGIMEAANKGAHLGGGPSVGLNIDLPFEQHFNPYIDHDKNLQFDYFFVRKVMFVKYSQGFVVMPGGFGTLDELFEAITLIQTKKIGKFPIILVGSEFWSGLIDWVKTVLLEKYFNASPEDMNLIKVVDTADEVVTIIDTFYKKYNLSPNF, from the coding sequence ATGGAAGAAAATTTATCAGAAGAAGATATCAGAATCAAAGAAAAACTATCGCAAAAATCGTGGAACGAAATTAAGACCAACGATTCTTGGGCCATTTTTAAAATCATGTCTGAATTTGTAAATGGATATGAAAAAATGGGGCGTATTGGGCCGTGTGTTTCCATTTTTGGATCGGCACGAACAAAGAACGATAATCCTTATTACAAATTGGCAGAAGAAATTGCCTTCAAAATTAGTAAAGCAGGTTATGGTGTCATTTCGGGCGGAGGTCCCGGAATTATGGAAGCAGCCAACAAAGGGGCACACTTGGGCGGTGGACCATCGGTTGGTTTAAATATCGATTTGCCTTTTGAACAGCATTTTAACCCATATATCGATCATGATAAAAACCTGCAATTCGATTATTTTTTCGTGCGAAAAGTAATGTTTGTAAAATACTCACAAGGGTTTGTGGTAATGCCGGGTGGTTTTGGAACATTAGATGAATTGTTTGAAGCAATCACATTAATTCAAACCAAAAAAATTGGTAAATTTCCTATTATTTTAGTGGGCTCTGAATTTTGGTCGGGATTAATTGATTGGGTAAAAACCGTTTTGCTTGAAAAATATTTCAACGCATCGCCCGAAGATATGAATTTGATAAAAGTAGTTGATACCGCTGACGAAGTGGTAACTATTATCGATACATTCTACAAAAAATACAACTTAAGTCCGAATTTTTAA
- the recR gene encoding recombination mediator RecR, with protein sequence MDFPSKLLENAVNEMAQLPGIGKRTALRLVLHLLRQPIAHTTALTTSLDLLRNEIKYCKSCHAISDTQLCEICEKPSRDHSIICVVEDVRDVMALENTQLYKGIYHVLGGKISPIDGVGPSQLNIKTLIDKVKNGGVKEIIFALSSTMEGDTTNFYIYKQIKDFNITTSTIARGIAVGDELQYADEVTLGRSLMHRVPFESSLKI encoded by the coding sequence ATGGATTTTCCTTCGAAATTATTAGAAAACGCAGTAAACGAAATGGCACAATTACCAGGCATTGGTAAGCGTACTGCTTTGCGTTTGGTTTTGCATTTGCTGCGCCAGCCGATAGCGCACACAACTGCGTTAACCACATCGTTAGATTTATTGCGAAACGAAATTAAATACTGTAAAAGTTGCCATGCTATTTCGGATACGCAATTGTGCGAAATTTGTGAAAAACCATCGCGCGATCATTCGATAATTTGTGTGGTGGAAGATGTTCGCGATGTTATGGCATTAGAAAACACACAGCTTTACAAAGGGATTTATCATGTTTTAGGTGGAAAAATTTCTCCGATTGATGGCGTTGGTCCCAGTCAATTAAATATTAAAACTTTGATTGACAAGGTAAAAAATGGCGGTGTGAAAGAAATTATTTTTGCATTGAGTTCTACTATGGAAGGCGACACCACCAATTTTTATATTTACAAACAGATTAAAGATTTTAATATCACCACATCGACCATTGCACGCGGAATTGCCGTTGGCGATGAGCTGCAATATGCCGATGAAGTTACTTTGGGTAGAAGTTTAATGCACCGCGTACCTTTTGAAAGTAGTTTGAAGATTTAA
- the glmM gene encoding phosphoglucosamine mutase has product MTLIKSISGIRGTIGGNVGENLTPIDAVKFASAYGTFLKNSLQKDKLTVVIGRDARISGPMIHQLVMQTLVGLGINVIDLGLSTTPTVEVAVPLEKADGGIILTASHNPKQWNALKLLNNKGEFLSGAEGALILEIAESDSFDFADVDSLGTITEITDYMDRHIDEVLNLKLVDVEAVKSKKFKVVVDGVNSSGGIVIPALLKKMGVEVVELYCEPNGHFPHNPEPLKEHLTDICELVVKENADFGIVVDPDVDRLAFISNNGEMFGEEYTLVAVADYVLSKTPGNTVSNMSSSRALKDITEKHNGIYEASAVGEVNVVELMKKNNAIIGGEGNGGIIYPEIHYGRDALVGVALFLTHLAKQDLDVAALRTSYPAYFMSKNKIELTPEINVDAILEEMQKRYANEKISTVDGVKIDLADSWVHLRKSNTEPIIRIYTEAPTQQAADDLAQKILQEIQEVVG; this is encoded by the coding sequence ATGACCTTAATAAAATCTATTTCCGGAATTCGCGGTACCATTGGCGGCAACGTGGGCGAAAATTTAACTCCGATCGATGCTGTAAAATTTGCATCGGCTTACGGAACATTTCTTAAAAACAGTCTTCAAAAAGATAAATTAACCGTTGTAATTGGTCGTGATGCCCGCATTTCGGGCCCAATGATTCACCAATTGGTAATGCAAACGTTGGTAGGTTTAGGGATCAACGTAATTGATTTAGGCTTATCAACCACACCAACTGTTGAAGTGGCTGTTCCTCTAGAAAAAGCTGATGGCGGAATTATTCTAACGGCATCGCACAATCCAAAACAATGGAATGCATTGAAATTATTGAACAATAAAGGCGAATTTTTAAGCGGAGCCGAAGGTGCTTTGATTTTAGAAATTGCAGAATCAGACAGTTTTGACTTTGCCGATGTGGATTCGTTGGGAACCATAACCGAAATCACTGATTATATGGACAGACATATCGATGAAGTTTTAAACCTAAAATTAGTTGATGTAGAAGCTGTTAAAAGTAAAAAATTCAAGGTAGTTGTTGATGGTGTAAATTCTTCGGGCGGAATTGTAATTCCTGCTTTATTGAAGAAAATGGGCGTTGAAGTGGTGGAATTGTATTGTGAACCAAACGGACATTTTCCGCACAATCCAGAACCTTTAAAAGAACATTTAACCGATATCTGCGAATTGGTTGTAAAAGAAAACGCCGATTTTGGTATTGTGGTTGATCCGGATGTGGATCGTTTGGCTTTTATCAGCAATAATGGCGAAATGTTTGGAGAAGAATATACCTTGGTAGCTGTTGCAGATTATGTGTTGAGCAAAACTCCGGGCAACACGGTTTCCAACATGTCGTCTTCTCGCGCGTTGAAAGATATTACCGAAAAACATAACGGAATCTACGAAGCATCGGCAGTTGGCGAAGTAAATGTGGTGGAATTAATGAAGAAAAACAATGCCATAATTGGTGGCGAAGGAAACGGCGGAATTATTTATCCTGAAATTCATTATGGTCGCGATGCCTTGGTTGGTGTAGCTTTGTTTTTAACACATTTGGCAAAACAAGATTTAGATGTAGCGGCTTTAAGAACTTCTTACCCGGCCTATTTCATGAGTAAAAACAAAATTGAATTAACACCTGAAATCAATGTAGATGCCATTTTAGAAGAAATGCAAAAACGATATGCCAACGAAAAAATCAGCACTGTTGATGGTGTTAAGATTGATTTGGCAGATTCTTGGGTGCATTTGCGAAAATCGAATACCGAACCCATTATTCGAATTTATACCGAAGCACCGACACAGCAAGCAGCCGATGATTTAGCACAAAAAATTTTACAAGAAATTCAAGAAGTAGTTGGTTAA
- a CDS encoding CoA-binding protein: protein MKEYTLVMGASENEQRYSNMAIKKLLNHQYKVKAFGNRTGEVNGVPIHKELIPYDDIDTVTIYLNPTNQKPFYEYILNLQPRRVIFNPGTENKEFQEKLTHAGIAYEEACTLVLLSINKY, encoded by the coding sequence ATGAAAGAATATACATTAGTTATGGGCGCATCAGAAAATGAGCAGCGGTATTCCAACATGGCGATAAAAAAATTATTAAACCACCAGTACAAAGTAAAAGCTTTTGGAAACAGAACCGGCGAAGTAAACGGAGTTCCCATTCATAAAGAATTGATTCCTTATGACGATATCGATACCGTAACGATTTACCTGAATCCTACCAACCAAAAACCTTTTTATGAATATATTTTAAACCTGCAACCTCGCCGAGTGATTTTTAACCCGGGAACCGAAAATAAAGAGTTTCAGGAAAAACTCACGCATGCAGGAATTGCTTACGAAGAAGCATGCACTTTAGTTCTTTTAAGCATCAATAAATATTAA